The genomic DNA TTCATAGAGAAACTCACAATGGTATATGCACTACTTGTATAGATATTGATTTAAAAAGTAGCAGATTATTTAATTCAGCTATATTTGTAACGAACATGGTTCGTAGCACTTGAAATTTCTTATATTTAACAGTGTGCTAAATATCTGCTATCTCTTCTTTTCTCAGGCATTTTATCCTATTTAGCTGACAGACCACCTCCTCAGTACATCCACCCCAACTCTATAAATGTTGATGGTAATACAGCATTGTCTATCACCAACAGTCCTTCAGCTCTAGATCCCTATCAGGCTAATGGGAATGTTGGATTAGAATTAGGTGTTGTTTCAATAGACTCTCGCTCTGTGAACACACATGGTGCCCAAAGTCTTCATCCTAATGATGGCCACGAAGTGACACTGGACACAACAATCACTATGGAGAATGTTTCTAGGGTTACCAGCCCAATCTCTACAGATGGAATGGCAGAGGAGCTTACAATGGATGGTGTTGCAGGAGAACATTCACAAATCCCAAATGGCTCCAGAAGTCATGAAACACTCTCTGTGGATTCTGTGAGCAACAGCCTTACAGCAGACACTGTAGGACATGGTGGTGTGATCCCCATTCATGGGAATGGTTTGGAGCTTCCTGTGGTCATGGAGACAGACCACATTGCAAATCGGGTCAATGGGATGTCTGACAGTGCTCTCAGTGACTCCATCCACACGGTGGCCATGAGCACCAACTCTGTAAGCGTGGCACTCTCTACCTCACACAATCTTGCCTCCCTAGAATCTGTCTCCCTTCATGAAGTTGGCCTAAGCCTAGAGCCTGTGGCTGTCTCTTCCATCACGCAGGAGGTTGCCATGGGGGCAGGTCATGTAGATGTCTCCTCAGACAGCTTGGCTTTTGTACCACCTTCACTGCAAATGGAAGACTCCAATTCAAACAAGGAAAACATGGCAACCTTGTTTACAATTTGTGAGTGTGCTTCACTGTTCTCTCCTGGAAATACTGCTTTTTGTctgtaaaaattatatatgtttgAGAGTTTTGTCTGCTTGCATGTACATGTATCATGCTAGTGCCTGCAGAAACTAGGACAGTGTTGTGTTTTCCTGAACTGGGTTACAGAAAgtgtgagccattgtgtgggttctggaactcaaacctggatcttctgcaagagtagcaggtgctcttaattgctgattgCTGAGTCCTCTCTACAGATCACAAGTCTTGGTTTTAGAATGCCATTGCCCTGACTAGTGTTTGATATAGTCTGGTGATAGTTAAGGAAGTTTAGAAAGGAATCTTACTTTGGAATTTTTCTTTGCCTCATATTATCCTTTTATTAATCTGTTGCCATTTCCTCAAGTCAAATAATATATGTgcaatttattgttttttttaatttattggttCTTACATTGACTTCCTGGAGTAAATAGACAATATAGTTGTATCTATATTTTACCAATAAGTTATAGCTCTGTAATCGGCAAGATATTTCCCAAACAGCATTATAAGAGTAAAATGTAACACAGGTAATCTTGGTGATAGACATTGTGCTCTTTCAGCTTATGCCAGAAGAAAAAAGTTGCTAGATCACTTTTATAACTATGGAAAATGTAGGTTGATGTGATTTGTCTTAGACTGTATGAGTTACTATAATTGGACATGTAAAAGTTCTTTCTTTATTGGGCAGcaacaaaaaacagtaaaaatggttGATTTGTTGTTTCACTTTGTGCTTAAGCCATGCAAGAAACTTTGATGTGCTCACTGTCTGTTGTGCTCTGCCAGATGCAGGGGACAGGGCAGTCTTCCAAGCAGTACAGACTTGAAGGAAGTCTATACTGTATCCTGATGGGAAGCATGAACAAAACCCAGGCAGCTGTAGTACATAGTAGGAGTAAAAGTGTCACAATGGGATTAAGCTCATGGTTCTTAAGAAGCTTGAAAAACAGGTATCTAGGCTGTGGAAGGGTCAGCGTATGTGTTAGCATAGGCCTCAAGACAGGAGAGATGGGAAGCCGTTGATAGGAAGACAGCCATTGGCACCTGTTAAGTGCCTAGAATGAAAAGAATTACGAATGGCTCAGATGGCTATAGTGGAAAATGAGGCTGAGGGACCAGTTACTTAGTGAAAAAAGTAGGAGCAGAACATACAGGGCTGTTAAGACCCCTAAGAATTTTAGGAGTAAGGATTGGTATGGAGTTTTAATGCAATGTGAGCTGTTAGATTTGTTTGAGGCAAGTATTGTAGGAAGGTAATGCTGAAATTGGTCGACTGGTGATTTCCTTACCTCacagaagaaagatgaagaaagtaGTAGAACATTTGTGCAATAGTCATTAAGGGCTTGTAGGTGGGCTAAGGGGGTCTCCTGCATGAGAAAACTCAAACCTTATGCTGAAAGGTGGGGCGAGGACAGAGATAAGTCATTTTAGATACTGGTTCAGTGTGTAAGATGCTCAGTAGAGATGTCTGATGGAGCTCAGGGAGGGATTACCTAAAGGTAATAATCATGGCCATGGCAGTGGGATAAGACCATCTGGTAAAGGTACAGAAGAGCTTCTGAATATAGCGAACACAGTAGGGTCAGGGAGGAGCCCCTTGGTATTTGTTAGTCTTTAAAGTCTCTAAAAAGTGTAATTGATAATTAAGACCCTTCTTACTGGTTGATTTAGTAATTAACATTTGGTACCAAGTGGAAACTTAGTTTATGTGAACTATACCTATCTGTGTCTTTTCACACGTGCTGCCTGCAGGGTGCACTCTCTGTGACCGAGCCTACCCCTCAGACTGCCCTGATCATGGACCAGTGACTTTTGTTCCTGACACACCAATAGAGAGCAGAGCAAGGCTGTCCCTCCCCAAGCAACTTGTTCTCCGCCCGTCCATTGTAGGGACAGAAATTGGTAAGAATATTGGAAGAGATCACAATTCCGTCAGGTCTCCTTTCCTTATGGGCTAGAGTTGTAAGTTGTGACCAGTTGATGTAAAGTCAGTGGCTTACAATGTGTACACTTAGGGACTAGGTGAGTTCTGATGGTGAGAACACCTAGGTGCGAAGCCACTCCTGCAGTCAACTGACTGGAAGCCCAGAGCCTGGCCTGAGTCTTTAGAGACCTCTGTTCTCAGCTGCTCTGTCACTCACAACtagcatgccaccatgctcctcaaAGCTTGTTTTCTattaaaacatggaaaatatgCCTCTGACAGTCTTGTGGCCCCAGAAGATAagcagagtttttaaaaatataattatgtagCACTCTAGGAAGGATCTAGACTACCAAGGCACATTTATCCGTATCTCAATTTAACACTGCTTCCGAGTTACTGTGCCATCTCTTTGAAAATAGGAAATTAGGTTTATTTTCAGCCGTAGCTCAGGCATGAATCTTGAAAGCACTACACAGCTGAGGTAATAATCATGCAATACATTAAGCGTAAGAGATTTTAGATTAGAagcttgatttattttatataaattgctTTTTGTGGTCTCTTGCTTATTCTCAAATAATAATGGAGGGACATAGGTTTTATGTGTGTACAGCAGgaatttgattttgctttttctgcatttcggtgtgtgtgtgtgtgtgtgtgtgtgtgtgtgtgtgtgtgtgtgtgatgtgtgatgtgtgatgtgcgtgatgtgcgtgtgcatgtatgtctgcaaatACAGGTGCACACGTGCTGTGATAACACATGTgatggtcagagaacaacttttggaagtGGAGTTCTGTGGGTGGAATGCTGCAGGTCATCAGGCTTCCAGGACAAGTGCTTTCACTCACTGAGTCATATTTTTGGCTACATTTGTCTGTTATTGTAGGCTTGGAGCCACAAGTCTTAGCTGTCTAGAATGGTTGACACATCAGAAATTGTTACCTTTAGTGAAAGTGagatctttgtgtgtgtttagctCCTGCCTCAGTGCTCTTAGTAGTTTAAATCATTGTGTAGTTGGTGTCCTTCCTTTGATAGGTGTATGGACTGCAGAAACCATTCCTGTGCGCACTTGCTTCGGGCCTCTAATTGGTCAGCAGAGCCACTCCATGGAAGTAGCAGAGTGGACAGACAAGGCAGTTAATCAAGTCTGGAAGGTCAGTGTTGAAGAAACTTACCTGGCTTTTGGCCTCtgctgtagcccaagctggcttctaTCTCTTGAGTCCTTTTCAGCTTCCCAGATGTTGGGATAATGCCATGCCACCGTGCTTGATGTTTTGgggttattttcattattttgtggtAGTTTTAAAAAGGGACAAGTCAAATTCACCCAGGGCTGAGATTGCATTTACTTGTCCATTATTTTATATTACAGCCTCTTATTTCTGGTATACAAGCTTTACAGCAGTGTACCAACTGTTGAACAAATTAGGGGATAAACTGGTAGGgctttcattttacagataatgCAGTGATTTTGATCTCTTTCAAAGTTTtgtcttgggggctggagagatggctcagaggttaagagcactggctgctcttccagaggtcctgagttcaattcccagcaaccatatggtggctcacaaccatctgtaatgggatctagtgccctcttctgacctgcagggatacatgcagacagaacactgtgtacataataaataaataaatgtttaaaaaaattgtctttattttatatgtgtgggagTTTTGTATGAATCTATGTGTACTACTTTGTGCAgtgcttgtagaggccagaagagtgtttCAGGGCCGgtgaaactggagttagacacAGTTATGAGCTTCCGTATGGGAGCTAGGAACTGAATGCAGAgcctctgcaagagtagctagtgctcttaaccactaggcTATCTTAGCCCTAATTTGaatcattttatgtgttttgattTCTTAGGACTCCTGAGACTATGGACTTTGTTGACAAAAtaaatggttttttgttgttgtttgggtttctctgtgtagctttggctgtcctggaactcactctgtagaccagactggccccaaactcagagatcacttgcctctgcctcctgagtgttgggattaaagatacaCCTGgcataaaagttatttttaattaactaaacattctttaaatatttggctTATGGAATGGTTGTAGAATTAGCTACAATTATTTCTGTAGTTTCCTGATGGGAATATAAAATTTTGACATCAGTAGCTTTACTAGTAACATATTTATATAGAATCTTAAGGAATGATGGGTACAAAATTGAAACATGAAGACAATGTGTCATAGGGGACTTTAATTTTGATGTCTGTCTGGAAAAATGGGTGGGGGTGGTCCTCTCCCCTTAGGAGACAGTCCTACTGTACCCATCTGGCAGTGTTGATAAAGACAGACAAATAGAAAGATAGtctgtgttttatctttttagCCAAAAGGCACTCTGGAGTGATGTCATTCTAATGAAAGGGTTCAGCTCACTTGAcatgtttgcttgctttctgttggCAGATACACCATAACGGTGTCCTAGAATTCTGCATCATTACAACTGATGAAAATGAGTGTAATTGGATGATGTTTGTGCGCAAAGCCAGGTAGGTAAGGGAGGCAAGTAGATAAGGGCTTGTTACCATTCAGATTTACATGAAATAGGGAAGAGCTGCAGAATACAGGTTACCACCCTTGACGTGATTAAAGCCTTCTCAGCATTTCATTCTATGATAGATGACTAGGTGACTGTAAAGCAGAGTATGTCTTTTTTTGATGGACATTTTCTTCAGCTTCTGGTGCagtgatgaataaaatactcCACGAGTTTTCGAGTAAATCCCTCTTCGTATCAGTGATTTTTCATATAGGTCTTTTTCAGCCTATTATTGGAGTTCATTTTATTAGCTCCCTATCTTTGTATGTTTGtcataaagaaaatttaagattTCATGGGCATTGTGACTCAGGTCTATGATACCCAATGCCTAGCTCTTGGGAGCCTGAGGAGggaggatctctgcaagttctaggccactctgggctacatagcaagttctgggtTAGCTTGAACACAGattgggaccctgtctcaaaacaaacaggaatactttatttatcttttgttttgacataggatctcattatgtacattaggctggcctggaacttgcagcaGTTCTCCTGTAATCAGTCCTGTTTCacctggggttgcaggtgtgaaTTGCCCATGCCTAACTACTTATTTACTCATTTGCAGCTAGTAAGAGACTGGTGTTTCTGATTATAAAGGATAACCACCTATGTATCCAAGTAAGAATTAGGTTTCTTCACAATCTCTAATACAATGGATAAAGAATTActaaaatgatagagaaaatagTTTCATCTAAGCTTTCCTACTGGATTCATCTATAGAGGTCATGACACATTTAGTGTGTATATCAGAATTACTATACTTGGGGCGGAGATCTGGCTTATTGGTAGGGTTGCTTGTCTAGTGTGTACAAGGCTCTAGTTTGATGCGTAGCACTGAATAAAAGTATCCTTAGGCAGGTatggtggtgtatacctgtaGCCCTCGCTGTTTGGGAGGCTGAATGGAAAGTTAATTGAGGCCAGGAGTTTACAATCAGCCTCAGCAACATGAGATCTGTTTGTTCTCTTACACTTGATGTATTTCATGTGATTATGTAGGAACCGTGAAGAACAGAATTTAGTGGCTTATCCCCATGATGGAAAAATCTATTTCTGTACCTCACAAGACATCCCTCCTGAAAATGAGCTGCTTTTCTATTATAGCCGGGATTATGCCCAACAGATGGGTAAGTCTGTAAGATTTGTTATGCACCTAGTGCAGTACTGTCAGTGACCAGGAAGAGAGTTTGGTAATGATTTTTATTGCAgctacttttattgttttattaacaGATATTAGGGCATGAACCTGATAGATTGACAGGGTGAGGGACAAACAATCAGCCCTCTTGTCTACCTTTCCAGATTGAAAAGACACGAGAATGTTTCCAagtccctcctcctttctctctgtgtctatctggGTCTGCCAGAAAACTGGTTTATGGCCAGTGGGATGTGGACTCCACCCTCTGTATCAAGGTTTAACTCCATTGGCAATCTCAGAGTGACGTACAAACAAACCTCCCGTGACAGATTTTACAATGGTAGCTTTATGAAAGCAAGCTGTTAGCTCTATGTGCAAGGTGACAGAAATCTGTAGTTCTTTCTTCACTGGGTTAATGTtactgtttcaaataaataaggtTTTGTTGTAGGACTTTGAATCAGGGCTTATAAATCCCCAAAACTACTTTTTTGAACTTCTTTAAAGTTATCAAAATCCCTTGGGTTTGGtttactgtgttttttttctcttttcactgtGTTACAGTGACAAGACTGTTTAAGATTCTATGTACTTCAAAATGTAAATGATTTCTCCAGGAAAAAGAACATGTTTACCAAGTGCTTTTTGTGTGCCCTGCTACACTACTTTAAATGATAGGAATATGGCACTAAAGGCATCTTAATTTGACAGGTAGTGAGCAAATAAGACGTTTTGGTAGAAGGGGggattctttgatttcttttaatcATTAGTAATTAATGTCaacaataattttgaaattaaaataacagGAGatactgatttaattttttaaaggtgttcCTGAGCACCCAGATGTACACCTCTGTAATTGTGGAAAAGAGTGCAATTCCTATTCAGAGTTCAAAGCTCATCTAACCAGCCACATCCAtagccatctccctggccagGGCCACAGCAGCAACCATGGGCCAAGCCACAGCAAGGAAAGGAAGTGGAAGTGTTCCATGTGCCCCCAGGCTTTTATCTCTCCTTCCAAGCTCCATGTTCACTTTATGGGTCATATGGGCATGAAGCCCCACAAGTGTGACTTTTGTAGCAAGGCTTTTAGTGATCCAAGCAACCTACGGACACACCTTAAAATACATACAGGTAAGCTGTATTGAACCATTAGCATGGAGTTTTTATAACTTAACTGAATGGAGGTAGAGTTGTAATATGTGATATAGGATAGAAAGTATTCAGATGGCTCTAGGTGGGATGTCATTGGGTGGTAAGCCTCATGAGGTAGGAACCTAAGGTTACTAAGGGTGTTACTTCTAGTTACAAAGGTATTTCATTTTAAGGAGTCCTAATGTGTAGTTTGAAGGAGCTGGGAAGAATTTAATTAGTAATCAGAAACTGATCCTGTGTTTCCAGTTCAGCCAAAGGGACATCAGAGCATCCAAGCTTCCCTCTGCAGCTCTTCCTGCTGTTCATCAGTTCGCCCAGTTTCCATATTTGAACTTTCATTTTCTAAACTCCATATAAACCAGCCTCTTCAGCTCTTAAAcatgatttatttgtattttatgtgtatgaatattttgtctacatgtatgtatgtatataccacTTTTATGCAGTGCTTGTGGTGACAAGCAGAAGCCACCATCCCTGGAACTCCAtccagttacagatggttgtgagctgccataggGTGTCAGGAactgatcccaggtcctctgcaagggtagCCAGTGAGCCACTGCTTTTAACCATTGGCCCATCTCTCAGTTCTTTCCCCATACATACTACAAAATAAAGAGTGAGGTTTTAGCTTTCTTGGTTGACTCATTTGTTCTACAAATCACTAGAAGGAAGATTCCTCCTCAGTCCATTTTATTAAGACTGGTTAGTTAGAGCAAGAGACCATGTGCCCTCCAGAAAGCTAATAAAACATCCActataccttttctttttcttttccctctctcttcctcccctctttcttcACTGGGAACCCCCCCTCCCACCAACATTTGCCAACTCCTGACCTAGAGCTTTTCCTAAAATATACTTGGAAAgatttgatttcatctttgtGGGATGAAATCAAATTGTGTTTTAAGCagtggggagggggaaagagagaaggaaggaaagaaatgttgaGGGGATAATACTGGCCTGTAGACATTTGCTATGGTTTGTGAGTCTCTTTTTTTTGAAGTGCGTCTCAGCTCAGGTTAGCCTTACACttgctaaggatgaccttgacattttttttctgatttatttttgttttgtgtgtgtgtatgtgtgtttgctgtttgtttttttgttttgtttttgagacagggtttctctgtatcccttgactgttctggaactcactctgtagaccagactggcctcgaactcagaaatttgccttcctctgccccccaagtgctgggattaaaggttgggCCTCTGCTGCCTTGACTTTCTGACCCTCCTGTATCCACTTCCCAGATGTTGGGCTCTgaagtatgcaccaccatacctgggtaatgtggtgctggaaattgaattcagggtTTTAGgtatgctaggcaggcactctgtcAACTGTTATATTGCTAACCCCgagttcttttaaatttggtagGCACTGATActataattttttcttctttaaagttaGTATCATGTGCTGGCTGCAAACATGTATGAACTTTCAGATAAGAGGTCTTAGAAGGTCATACTCACTGGCTTTGCTAGCTTCAGTTTAGGTTATAAATAGAATGGCTTAGGCTTTTTAGGTAGATAGCATAGAGAATAAAGTGCCAGACATGAGTTAGTTCTGCTGGATTCTTGCTTGGGCTGCTTCTCCAAATATGCCTGCTTGTCTGAGAATATGTAGTTGTTTTATTCTCAGTGTGATGTCTTGGGTTAATTTGCAGGTCAGAAGAATTATAGGTGTACTTTGTGTGACAAGTCTTTCACCCAGAAGGCTCACCTGGAGTCACACATGGTCATCCATACGGGcgagaagaatctcaaatgtgaTTACTGTGACAAGCTGTTCATGCGGAGACAGGACCTCAAACAACATGTGCTTATCCACACACAGTAAGTATCCTGCAATGAGGATGCTGCCTGCAGGTGGTGTGCCATCCTGCACCTGCCATGATGCTGAGCAAGCTGTTCCTTGTCCTTGAACAGGCTTTGCCTCCTCTGTGTTCCAGAAAGCCAAGCAGTGCTTGGGTATTTTTGTGAAAGATTTCACTTCCCTGTTTCTGATCTTATTTTTACACATTTTGTGTCAGTTTTtatccagttttttaaaaaatcatttccttATCAGTAAGTTTTTAAATGATCCCTTGATGCTCAATGTTGTTCTATGGGATAGAGATGCAGAGATGAAAGACATTGTCTTACCCTCAAAGAGCCCAAGTTTGGGAACTCATGCTGTGTTGCAAAGGGTGTTGAAGACCATATAAAAATGTAGCACTTTAGCCTGATACAGCAGTATACTCCTATGTATAATCTTGTCCAttcgggagactgaggcaggcaggcggattgtgaattagaggccagtcagaacaaaaataaaaggggtgctggagaagtggctcagtggttatgagtgctgactgctcttgcagaaagaaaattgcattttattCCAAGGTTCCACATGGAGGCATccataattccaattccaggggatccagcatgttcttctggcctctgggcaccaggcaggcaaaacatttgtacacgtaaaataaaaacaaatcttaaaggtTTGGCAATACAGCTAagtagtagagcacttgttttgttttaaggtggCGTCCAATACCCATTACTGAAGAGGGGCACTTAAGCCAACCTGGAGGATCTGGCCATACCATCGTAGTTTAGTCTTAAGGTCAGTTAGGATTAAGAAAATGGAATAGGATAAGGATTGAGAATGAATGATACTCTATTCTGGATGGTGACATGGGTGTGAAAATAGCATGGGCAGAAACACAGAAGCAGAGAACactgaatttatttgttttaatttttttttttttttgcttttttga from Cricetulus griseus strain 17A/GY chromosome 1 unlocalized genomic scaffold, alternate assembly CriGri-PICRH-1.0 chr1_0, whole genome shotgun sequence includes the following:
- the Prdm4 gene encoding PR domain zinc finger protein 4 isoform X4, giving the protein MNDMNLSPVGMEQLSSSSVSNALPVSGSHLGLAASPSHSAIPAPGLPVAIPNLGPSLSSLPSALSLMLPMGIGDRGVMCGLPERNYTLPPPPYPHLESSYFRTILPGILSYLADRPPPQYIHPNSINVDGNTALSITNSPSALDPYQANGNVGLELGVVSIDSRSVNTHGAQSLHPNDGHEVTLDTTITMENVSRVTSPISTDGMAEELTMDGVAGEHSQIPNGSRSHETLSVDSVSNSLTADTVGHGGVIPIHGNGLELPVVMETDHIANRVNGMSDSALSDSIHTVAMSTNSVSVALSTSHNLASLESVSLHEVGLSLEPVAVSSITQEVAMGAGHVDVSSDSLAFVPPSLQMEDSNSNKENMATLFTIWCTLCDRAYPSDCPDHGPVTFVPDTPIESRARLSLPKQLVLRPSIVGTEIGVWTAETIPVRTCFGPLIGQQSHSMEVAEWTDKAVNQVWKIHHNGVLEFCIITTDENECNWMMFVRKARNREEQNLVAYPHDGKIYFCTSQDIPPENELLFYYSRDYAQQMGVPEHPDVHLCNCGKECNSYSEFKAHLTSHIHSHLPGQGHSSNHGPSHSKERKWKCSMCPQAFISPSKLHVHFMGHMGMKPHKCDFCSKAFSDPSNLRTHLKIHTGQKNYRCTLCDKSFTQKAHLESHMVIHTGEKNLKCDYCDKLFMRRQDLKQHVLIHTQERQIKCPKCDKLFLRTNHLKKHLNSHEGKRDYVCEKCTKAYLTKYHLTRHLKTCKGPTSSSSAQEEEDDDSDDDLTDSMRTDDCRMSSAVYSADESLSTHK
- the Prdm4 gene encoding PR domain zinc finger protein 4 isoform X3, producing the protein MNDMNLSPVGMEQLSSSSVSNALPVSGSHLGLAASPSHSAIPAPGLPVAIPNLGPSLSSLPSALSLMLPMGIGDRGVMCGLPERNYTLPPPPYPHLESSYFRTILPGILSYLADRPPPQYIHPNSINVDGNTALSITNSPSALDPYQANGNVGLELGVVSIDSRSVNTHGAQSLHPNDGHEVTLDTTITMENVSRVTSPISTDGMAEELTMDGVAGEHSQIPNGSRSHETLSVDSVSNSLTADTVGHGGVIPIHGNGLELPVVMETDHIANRVNGMSDSALSDSIHTVAMSTNSVSVALSTSHNLASLESVSLHEVGLSLEPVAVSSITQEVAMGAGHVDVSSDSLAFVPPSLQMEDSNSNKENMATLFTIWCTLCDRAYPSDCPDHGPVTFVPDTPIESRARLSLPKQLVLRPSIVGTEIVGVLPLIGVWTAETIPVRTCFGPLIGQQSHSMEVAEWTDKAVNQVWKIHHNGVLEFCIITTDENECNWMMFVRKARNREEQNLVAYPHDGKIYFCTSQDIPPENELLFYYSRDYAQQMGVPEHPDVHLCNCGKECNSYSEFKAHLTSHIHSHLPGQGHSSNHGPSHSKERKWKCSMCPQAFISPSKLHVHFMGHMGMKPHKCDFCSKAFSDPSNLRTHLKIHTGQKNYRCTLCDKSFTQKAHLESHMVIHTGEKNLKCDYCDKLFMRRQDLKQHVLIHTQERQIKCPKCDKLFLRTNHLKKHLNSHEGKRDYVCEKCTKAYLTKYHLTRHLKTCKGPTSSSSAQEEEDDDSDDDLTDSMRTDDCRMSSAVYSADESLSTHK